In Anoplopoma fimbria isolate UVic2021 breed Golden Eagle Sablefish chromosome 12, Afim_UVic_2022, whole genome shotgun sequence, one DNA window encodes the following:
- the ttpal gene encoding alpha-tocopherol transfer protein-like codes for MADQHETIDLRSPPVDPSAAEGHSWFPGPPPPMYSCTLTPELVHKAREELQEKPEWRLRDVQALRDMILKEQPNLRTRLDDAFLLRFLRARKFDYDRALQLLLNYHAGRKAWPEVFQDLKPSTVKHVLDLGFLTVLPQPDPSGRYILLLRPGKWKPNDYPFVDNVRAIYLTLEKLIQPEETQVNGIVILADYSGVGMSQASNPGPFLAKKVVSILQDGFPIRIKAVNIINEPRIFKGIFAIIKPFLKEKMAERYVLHGSDLRSLHRNVPRSVLPEEYGGIAGQLDLGAWLRVLLDCEEEFIVEFCQPDPLEGMVLPDSMLFEGEQASGQDDDTFRGLRSQLYYCY; via the exons ATGGCTGATCAGCATGAGACCATCGATCTCAGGTCTCCTCCAGTGGACCCTTCAGCAGCTGAAGGGCACAGCTGGTTCCCTGGACCTCCTCCACCCATGTATTCCTGCACCTTGACCCCTGAGCTGGTGCACAAAGCCCGGGAGGAGCTCCAGGAGAAGCCAGAGTGGCGTCTGCGGGATGTCCAAGCACTGAGAGACATGATACTTAAG GAACAGCCCAATCTCAGGACCCGCCTGGACGACGCCTTTCTCTTGCGCTTCCTGCGGGCCCGGAAGTTTGACTATGACCgagctctgcagctgctgctcaaCTACCACGCAGGCCGTAAGGCTTGGCCAGAGGTTTTCCAGGACCTGAAGCCCTCCACAGTGAAACACGTCCTGGACCTGGGATTCCTCACTGTCCTTCCACAGCCGGACCCCAGCGGGAGATACATCCTCTTACTCCGGCCAG GAAAATGGAAACCAAATGATTATCCGTTTGTTGACAATGTGAGGGCCATTTATCTGACTCTGGAGAAGCTGATCCAGCCGGAGGAGACGCAGGTGAACGGTATTGTCATCTTAGCGGACTACAGCGGAGTGGGCATGTCACAAGCTTCCAATCCAGGCCCGTTCCTCGCCAAAAAAGTTGTGAGCATCCTCCAg GATGGGTTTCCAATCAGAATCAAGGCTGTTAACATAATAAACGAGCCCCGGATTTTCAAAGGCATCTTTGCTATTATTAAGCCTTTTCTGAAAGAGAAGATGGCAGAGAGG TACGTCCTCCACGGCTCAGACCTGCGCTCTCTGCACCGGAACGTCCCACGCTCGGTTCTGCCAGAGGAGTACGGCGGCATCGCGGGCCAGCTGGACTTGGGTGCTTGGTTGAGAGTGCTCCTGGACTGCGAGGAGGAATTCATAGTGGAGTTCTGCCAGCCGGATCCACTAGAGGGCATGGTGCTCCCAGACTCCATGCTCTTTGAAGGAGAGCAGGCCAGCGGGCAGGACGACGACACCTTCAGGGGGCTGCGCTCTCAACTCTACTACTGTTACTGA
- the hnf4a gene encoding hepatocyte nuclear factor 4-alpha → MDMADYSEALDPAYTTLEFENMQMLPLGTDSSPAESANMNATGHLGAGSLCAICGDRATGKHYGASSCDGCKGFFRRSVRKNHMYSCRFNRQCIVDKDKRNQCRYCRLKKCFRAGMKKEAVQNERDRISTRRSSYEDSSLPSINALIQADVLSRQITSPAPILNGDIRTKKIAAITDVCESMKQQLLVLVEWAKYIPAFCDLPLDDQVALLRAHAGEHLLLGVAKRSMLYKDILLLGNDHIIPRNCPELEVGRVAVRILDELVLPFQELQIDDNEYACLKAIVFFDPDAKGLSDPGKIKRMRYQVQVSLEDYINDRQYDSRGRFGELLLLLPTLQSITWQMIEQIQFVKLFGMAKIDNLLQEMLLGGTANEAPHAPHSLHPHLVQEHLSSNVIVTSNIPTPIHNGQISTPETPIPSPPTASSSEHYKLAQGVIATVPKQPTSIPQPTITKQEAI, encoded by the exons ATGGACATGGCAGACTACAGCGAGGCTCTGGACCCAGCGTATACCACACTGGAGTTCGAAAACATGCAAATGCTCCCCTTGGGCACAG actCCTCACCGGCTGAGAGCGCCAACATGAATGCTACCGGCCACCTCGGGGCTGGCAGCCTGTGTGCCATATGTGGAGACAGAGCCACTGGCAAACACTACGGGGCCTCCAGCTGTGACGGCTGCAAGGGCTTCTTCAGACGCAGCGTCCGCAAAAACCACATGTACTCGTGCAG GTTCAACAGACAATGCATTGTGGACAAAGACAAGCGAAATCAATGCAGATACTGCAGACTGAAGAAATGCTTCAGAGCCGGCATGAAGAAAGAAG ctgtgcAGAATGAAAGAGACAGAATCAGCACCAGGAGATCCAGCTATGAAGACAGCAGTTTACCATCCATCAATGCACTCATCCAGGCAGACGTGCTGTCAAGACAG ATCACCTCTCCTGCTCCTATACTGAACGGCGACATAAGGACTAAAAAGATCGCCGCCAtcacagatgtgtgtgagtCCATGAAACAGCAGCTGTTGGTCTTGGTGGAGTGGGCCAAGTACATCCCAGCCTTCTGTGACCTACCCCTGGATGACCAG GTGGCGTTGCTGCGAGCTCATGCTGGAGAGCACCTCTTGCTTGGCGTTGCAAAGAGGTCCATGCTTTACAAAGACATCCTCTTATTAG GAAACGATCACATCATTCCTAGAAACTGCCCGGAGTTGGAGGTGGGCAGGGTGGCGGTGAGAATCCTGGATGAACTGGTGCTTCCCTTCCAGGAGCTTCAGATAGACGACAATGAATATGCCTGCTTGAAAGCCATAGTTTTCTTTGACCCAG ATGCTAAAGGTCTGAGTGACCCCGGAAAGATCAAGCGGATGCGATACCAGGTCCAGGTCAGCCTGGAAGACTACATCAACGACAGGCAGTACGACTCCCGGGGCCGCTTCGGGgagctgctactgctgctgccgACGCTACAGAGCATCACCTGGCAAATGATCGAGCAGATCCAGTTTGTCAAACTCTTTGGCATGGCCAAGATCGACAACCTGCTACAGGAAATGCTTCTCGGAG gtACTGCCAATGAGGCTCCACACGCACCTCACTCTCTGCATCCTCACCTGGTTCAGGAGCACCTCAGCAGCAACGTTATAGTGACCAGCAACATCCCAACACCGATCCATAACGGTCAAATCT CCACTCCTGAAACCCCAATCCCATCTCCGCCTACTGCCTCCAGCTCAGAACATTATAAACTGGCTCAGGGGGTCATAGCCACTGTGCCCAAGCAGCCAACCTCCATCCCTCAGCCTACTATTACAAAGCAAGAGGCCATCTAA